From one Pseudomonadota bacterium genomic stretch:
- a CDS encoding Npt1/Npt2 family nucleotide transporter encodes MLFTNFFLIIAALYHLKPASRSLFITALGSDKLPYVWIATAVALGLIISLYHRLVARHARIHVVLGTCAVIITCLLLFYLQLNRGGFVQAFAFYIFVDMLSVILVEQFWSLTNTIYDTRAGKRWYGLIATGGLLGGVAGGAMSNLFIARMQLDTTDLLLVAAAIIGVLAALTLLMGRFGLYAEHPGVRNHGGLASGHWRDILRHRYLFLIALILLLAQMVEPLVEFQFMKVVEDSIADREARTAYLGGFFSVLSTVAIGINLLVTPLVHRWLGALGGLFAQPLAVLAGSFWYMTQATLQAGAFLKISDRGLSYSINRASKELLYIPIEPVLIFQAKAWIDMFGYRLFKVLGSVLILLLTQWLPWRIGAGELGWLVVAVCLVWLLTLLRLGAEYRQVLARVLTTRTAA; translated from the coding sequence ATGTTGTTCACAAATTTCTTCCTAATTATTGCGGCCCTGTATCACCTCAAACCGGCCAGCCGCTCGCTGTTCATCACCGCGCTGGGCAGTGACAAGCTGCCCTACGTCTGGATCGCCACCGCGGTCGCACTGGGCCTGATCATCAGTCTCTATCACCGTCTCGTGGCGCGTCATGCGCGGATCCACGTGGTGCTCGGTACCTGTGCAGTGATCATCACCTGCCTGCTGCTGTTTTATCTGCAACTCAACCGGGGCGGATTCGTGCAGGCCTTCGCCTTCTATATCTTCGTCGACATGCTGAGCGTGATCCTGGTCGAGCAGTTCTGGAGCCTGACCAACACGATCTACGACACCCGTGCCGGCAAACGCTGGTATGGCCTGATCGCTACCGGCGGGCTGCTGGGTGGCGTGGCCGGTGGCGCCATGTCGAATCTGTTCATCGCCCGCATGCAGCTCGACACGACCGACCTGTTGCTGGTCGCTGCGGCGATCATCGGGGTGCTGGCGGCGCTGACCCTATTGATGGGGCGGTTCGGGTTGTATGCCGAGCATCCCGGTGTCCGCAACCACGGCGGGCTCGCGAGCGGCCACTGGCGTGACATCCTCAGGCACCGGTACCTGTTTCTGATCGCACTGATCCTGTTGCTGGCGCAGATGGTCGAGCCGCTGGTGGAGTTCCAGTTCATGAAAGTGGTGGAGGACAGCATCGCCGACCGCGAGGCGCGAACCGCTTACCTGGGCGGCTTCTTCAGTGTGCTCAGCACCGTCGCCATCGGCATCAACCTGCTGGTCACGCCGCTGGTGCATCGCTGGCTGGGAGCGCTCGGCGGCCTGTTCGCCCAACCGCTGGCTGTGCTGGCCGGCAGCTTCTGGTACATGACGCAGGCCACACTCCAGGCCGGCGCGTTTCTCAAGATCTCCGACCGCGGCCTGTCCTATTCCATCAACCGGGCCTCGAAGGAACTGCTGTACATACCGATCGAGCCGGTGCTCATCTTCCAGGCCAAGGCCTGGATCGACATGTTCGGCTATCGCCTGTTCAAGGTGTTGGGATCGGTGCTGATCCTGCTGCTGACACAGTGGCTGCCATGGCGCATCGGCGCCGGTGAGCTCGGCTGGCTGGTGGTGGCCGTGTGCCTGGTCTGGCTACTGACGCTGCTGCGTCTCGGGGCCGAGTACCGCCAGGTGCTGGCCCGGGTTTTGACCACGCGAACAGCTGCTTAG
- a CDS encoding serine hydrolase: protein MLSGTLKAVALSLGLIFTVQAFSAQLTYPTLREAKSATLQTQLEKRLKRLNLDAAVRKGDLAVALVDVTDPQHPQLAQVNGDEMMYAASLPKIAILLAACERIHEGKMQLDDETRQLMTDMIRYSSNSAATSLIQKVGRKYINTVLRSPKYRLYDTKYNGGLWVGKEYAQGVAYERDPLHHLSHGATAIQVARFYYLMETGRLVSPELSREMKTIMGEPGINHKFVKGLLSSFPDAQIYRKSGSWRNWHADSAIVEHAGRTYIAVALAESPQGGDWLKNLICELDGIILHQPLRTASLATAGAHE, encoded by the coding sequence ATGCTGTCGGGCACACTGAAAGCTGTCGCGCTGTCTCTGGGATTAATCTTTACAGTTCAAGCATTTTCAGCACAACTCACCTATCCGACCCTGCGCGAAGCCAAAAGTGCGACGCTGCAGACCCAACTCGAGAAGCGCCTCAAAAGACTGAATCTTGACGCTGCTGTGCGCAAGGGCGATCTCGCCGTTGCCCTCGTCGATGTGACCGATCCCCAGCACCCGCAGCTCGCCCAGGTCAACGGCGATGAAATGATGTATGCCGCGAGTCTGCCGAAGATCGCCATCCTGCTGGCGGCATGCGAGCGTATTCATGAGGGCAAGATGCAGCTCGACGATGAGACCCGTCAGCTCATGACCGACATGATCCGCTATTCCTCGAATAGCGCGGCCACGAGCCTCATCCAGAAGGTGGGGCGCAAGTATATCAATACGGTTCTGCGCTCGCCGAAATATCGTCTTTACGACACCAAGTACAACGGCGGCCTGTGGGTCGGCAAGGAATACGCGCAGGGCGTGGCCTATGAACGCGATCCCCTGCACCATCTTTCGCACGGCGCCACCGCCATCCAGGTCGCGCGCTTCTACTATCTGATGGAGACCGGACGCCTGGTATCCCCGGAACTGTCGCGGGAGATGAAGACCATCATGGGCGAACCCGGCATCAATCACAAATTCGTGAAAGGGCTGCTGAGCAGCTTTCCGGATGCGCAGATCTATCGCAAGTCGGGGAGCTGGCGCAACTGGCATGCCGACAGCGCCATCGTGGAACATGCCGGTCGCACCTACATCGCCGTCGCGCTGGCGGAAAGCCCGCAGGGTGGCGACTGGCTGAA
- a CDS encoding sel1 repeat family protein: MSDNNYLKDLILLRNDPSKVPPVLEAAERGEVDAQYALGMIYAEGRGVPIDLARAHYWLSRAVEQGDRDAELLRNIVGSQMTDAEYEAAVRLRSGAALRLVKSDD; this comes from the coding sequence ATGAGCGACAACAACTATCTGAAGGACCTTATCCTGCTGCGCAACGATCCGTCCAAGGTGCCGCCGGTGCTGGAGGCGGCAGAGCGTGGCGAGGTGGATGCGCAGTATGCGCTCGGCATGATCTATGCGGAAGGTCGCGGTGTACCCATCGACCTGGCGCGGGCCCACTACTGGCTGTCAAGGGCGGTGGAACAGGGCGACCGGGATGCGGAACTGCTGCGCAACATCGTCGGCAGCCAGATGACAGACGCGGAATACGAGGCTGCCGTGCGCCTGCGCAGCGGTGCCGCCCTGCGGCTGGTGAAATCGGACGATTGA
- a CDS encoding LTA synthase family protein — MPAPPCPIAVSCAHLLLPVLSTALFYALFYRRGFGIRCPHRGHVIPRDYLLNLALAYALSALSRRLWVFLLLQGLLMALLYIGNAVKISFFGGPIMPDDLYALRTLLLLLEGWQFYLAALPLVGIVSLLIFNFSLRNWNSWLALALLLLLGVTLVYQPRNIIAPLDRYVGNVVWDQRSNYLQRGAILYTLMEGARYFADRVPPPDREAVRAASARLLAGLPEHTAPAAEFRQRNVHIILLESFWDPSALTAGHYSRDPLPRNFRKLWEQAGNSHILSPVFGGYTANAEFEALCGFPVLKDAVKFERDLKNDAPCLPRILAEHGYATIASHPNVPVFWNRVNAYRRLGFGTYWSLDDFEQVDMVRNFMSDASLYRQVLEKIGPWLDSGKPLLDYIVTYFGHWDYPLRGERTRVIEDSSKVPEVGSYANTAYYKAKELIEFLGILRARDPDALIVIFGDHPPYLGQNFAGYVESGVLADNRSKFTPAMFGAYNAAPLIVIDGQRGAQQLGTLSLYELPAHLLRLLHLDYTGPLELTAPRSAMHVRPIPGLQYLVSGDGGQVVVCKAPPWQDECAASAAWLQDVVTVADDLFVGAQFALQK, encoded by the coding sequence TTGCCAGCTCCGCCATGCCCGATCGCCGTATCCTGCGCCCACCTGCTGCTGCCAGTCCTGTCGACTGCGCTGTTCTACGCGCTGTTCTACCGTCGCGGCTTTGGGATTCGATGTCCACATCGTGGCCACGTGATCCCGCGCGACTATCTGCTCAATCTGGCGCTGGCCTACGCGCTCAGCGCGCTGTCACGGCGGCTCTGGGTATTTCTCCTGCTGCAGGGTCTGTTGATGGCGCTGCTGTATATCGGCAATGCCGTCAAGATCAGCTTCTTCGGCGGACCGATCATGCCGGACGACCTGTACGCCCTGCGCACGCTGCTGCTGCTGCTGGAAGGCTGGCAGTTCTATCTGGCGGCGCTGCCCCTGGTCGGCATTGTCAGCCTGCTCATCTTCAACTTCAGCCTGCGCAACTGGAACTCGTGGCTGGCGCTGGCCCTGCTGCTCCTGCTCGGTGTCACGCTGGTCTATCAGCCGCGCAATATCATCGCACCGCTCGACCGCTATGTGGGCAACGTGGTATGGGACCAGCGCAGCAACTACCTCCAGCGCGGCGCCATTCTCTATACACTGATGGAAGGCGCGCGCTATTTCGCCGACCGTGTCCCGCCGCCCGACCGCGAGGCGGTACGTGCCGCCAGTGCCCGGCTGCTGGCCGGACTGCCCGAGCACACGGCGCCGGCCGCGGAATTCAGGCAGCGAAACGTGCACATCATCCTGCTCGAGTCGTTCTGGGATCCGTCCGCACTCACGGCTGGACATTATTCGCGCGACCCGCTGCCACGGAATTTCCGCAAGCTCTGGGAGCAGGCGGGCAACAGCCACATCCTGTCGCCGGTGTTCGGCGGCTACACCGCCAACGCCGAGTTCGAGGCCCTGTGCGGGTTCCCGGTACTCAAGGACGCGGTCAAGTTCGAACGCGACCTGAAGAATGACGCCCCCTGCCTGCCGCGCATCCTGGCGGAGCACGGCTACGCCACCATCGCCTCGCATCCCAACGTGCCGGTGTTCTGGAACCGCGTCAACGCCTACCGCCGCCTCGGCTTCGGGACCTATTGGTCGCTGGACGACTTCGAGCAGGTAGACATGGTGCGCAACTTCATGAGCGACGCCTCACTGTATCGCCAGGTCCTGGAGAAGATCGGCCCCTGGCTCGACTCGGGCAAGCCGCTGCTGGATTACATCGTCACCTACTTCGGCCACTGGGATTATCCGCTGCGCGGTGAACGCACGCGCGTTATCGAGGACAGCTCAAAGGTGCCCGAGGTCGGCAGCTACGCCAACACCGCCTACTACAAGGCCAAGGAACTGATAGAGTTCCTCGGGATACTGCGCGCCCGTGACCCGGATGCACTGATCGTGATCTTCGGTGATCACCCGCCCTACCTCGGGCAGAACTTCGCCGGCTATGTCGAATCCGGCGTACTCGCGGACAACCGCAGCAAGTTCACCCCTGCAATGTTCGGCGCCTACAATGCCGCGCCGCTGATCGTCATCGACGGTCAACGCGGTGCGCAGCAACTTGGCACACTGTCACTCTACGAACTGCCGGCGCACCTCCTGCGCCTGCTGCACCTCGACTACACCGGTCCGCTGGAACTGACCGCGCCACGCAGTGCCATGCACGTACGTCCCATTCCCGGGCTGCAGTACCTGGTGAGCGGTGATGGCGGACAGGTCGTCGTCTGCAAGGCACCGCCATGGCAGGATGAATGCGCCGCAAGCGCAGCCTGGCTGCAGGACGTGGTCACCGTCGCCGACGACTTGTTCGTCGGCGCGCAATTCGCCCTGCAGAAATAG
- a CDS encoding GNAT family N-acetyltransferase, with the protein MNAAYKSVEVREMELEDLPAVYALGESVFTADKWPSLYRTWDEYEATGLFHSDGEFCLVAEFEERLAGFALGSLIDKRNSAWSYGYLTWLAVDPGLKRSGVASQLIDAITEAFIRAGARMMIVDTDADNKPAIKLFRKHDFLHEDRHVYLSKNLTYHPDYQRLRGMKQTRRSRKTDD; encoded by the coding sequence ATGAATGCTGCCTACAAGAGCGTCGAGGTGCGCGAGATGGAGCTGGAGGACCTGCCGGCGGTGTACGCGCTGGGCGAGTCCGTGTTCACGGCCGACAAGTGGCCCAGCCTGTACCGCACCTGGGACGAATACGAGGCCACCGGGCTGTTCCATTCCGACGGCGAGTTCTGCCTGGTCGCGGAGTTCGAGGAGCGGCTGGCGGGTTTTGCGCTCGGCTCGCTCATCGACAAGCGCAACAGTGCCTGGAGTTACGGCTATCTCACCTGGCTGGCGGTCGATCCCGGACTCAAGCGCAGCGGTGTCGCCAGCCAGCTCATCGACGCCATTACCGAGGCCTTCATCCGTGCCGGGGCGCGCATGATGATCGTGGATACCGACGCCGACAACAAGCCGGCGATCAAGCTGTTCCGCAAGCATGATTTCCTGCACGAGGACCGGCATGTCTACCTCAGCAAGAACCTGACCTATCACCCGGACTACCAGCGACTGCGTGGGATGAAGCAGACTCGCCGCAGCAGGAAGACGGATGACTGA